From one Triticum aestivum cultivar Chinese Spring chromosome 4B, IWGSC CS RefSeq v2.1, whole genome shotgun sequence genomic stretch:
- the LOC123091839 gene encoding ubiquitin carboxyl-terminal hydrolase 5 isoform X1: MEITESEPAPELPAEEEMALIRDITAAAEAHAKEGDIFFLITNRWWQSWIDYVIHDLAGVPSNGSHHHEFGSNTPRRPGAIDNTNLLDDMASEVSDIQIELHDTLVEGRDYILLPQQVWEKLHSWYGGGPTLPRKAINTGLSQTDLAIEVYPLRLQLLLMPKGEQAVVRISKRVTVDELRKKACEVFDLVPDEVCIWDYYGRTKHALMDNLEKTLDDANIQMDQDILVEVTTDANGSLDGACMSSIQEDYFGSTSTYLMTNASKSGCLNENLASLCYGSRSYSSSLMQSQYLRSSSGDLDNVPGTVGMTTRGSPSGLTGLLNLGNTCFMNSAVQCLVHTPEFARYFREDYHCEINWHNPLGMVGELALAFGELLRKLWAPSRTPVSPRPFKTKLSRFAPQFSGYNQHDSQELLAFLLDGLHEDLNRVKHRPYLKSKDAEGRSDEEVADEYWANHIARNDSIIVDVCQGQYKSTLVCPVCGKVSVTFDPFMYLSLPLQFASTRSMTVVVFTCDGSAPPIPYTVSVPKQGRCRDLIQALSNACSLRNEERLLIAEIRSHRIHLILEDPVLQLSTIKDDDHLAVYRLPRLEKRASYVQFVHRREDLDLGNNSSSTSWKPYGVPLLAQISRNETVTGSDIHEMARKMLVPMFRNHVAQHSAVQSSLSTRTQSYHTDSSKFQLQLIDDSNTVIEQTDYAIRVPQSSVATVIFVNWSKLDLKKLNTNHLEHLPEVFKYAPPAKRTRGEPLSLYACLDAFLREEPLVPEEMWYCPRCKEQRQASKKLDLWRLPEVLVIHLKRFSFSRSTKHKLETFVNFPIHDLDLTNYIANKIPQRQTYELYAVSNHYGSMASGHYTAYIKLLDENRWYNFDDSHVSAINEEEVKSGAAYVLFYRRVGEADGAASNGTQSCVKRSRRSSQR; the protein is encoded by the exons ATGGAGATTACTGAGTCGGAGCCGGCACCGGAGCTTCCCGCGGAGGAGGAGATGGCGCTCATCCGAGATATCACCGCCGCCGCGGAGGCCCACGCCAAGGAGGGTGacatcttcttcctcatcacaaacag GTGGTGGCAAAGTTGGATTGACTATGTTATTCATGATTTGGCTGGTGTACCAAGTAATGGTTCTCATCATCATGAGTTCGGTTCAAATACTCCTAGAAGGCCAGGAGCTATTGACAATACAAATTTGTTGGATGACATGGCATCTGAAGTCTCCGACATACAGATTGAGCTACATGATACTTTGGTTGAAGGCCGTGATTATATATTGCTCCCTCAGCAAGTCTGGGAAAAACTGCATAGTTG GTATGGTGGAGGGCCAACACTACCAAGAAAGGCAATCAATACTGGCTTGTCTCAAACTGATCTAGCCATAGAAGTTTATCCTCTACGTCTGCAGTTACTTCTGATGCCGAAAGGAGAGCAAGCTGTAGTAAGGATAAGCAAGAGG GTTACAGTTGATGAGCTCCGTAAGAAGGCGTGTGAGGTTTTTGATTTGGTACCAGATGAG GTGTGCATCTGGGACTACTATGGTCGAACAAAGCATGCTTTGATGGATAACTTGGAGAAAACTCTTGATGATGCCAACATTCAAATGGATCAAGAT ATTCTCGTTGAAGTCACCACTGATGCAAATGGTAGTTTGGATGGTGCGTGCATGAGTTCAATCCAAGAAGATTATTTTGGAAGCACATCAACTTATTTGATGACAAATGCTTCAAAATCAGGATGCTTGAATGAGAATTTAGCATCACTCTGTTATGGTTCCAGAAGCTACAGCTCGAGTCTCATGCAAAGCCAGTACCTGCGCTCTTCCAGTGGTGACTTGGATAATGTTCCTGGTACTGTTGGTATGACCACCAGGGGATCTCCGTCAGGTCTTACTGGGCTACTTAACTTGGGAAACACATGTTTCATGAACAGTGCTGTACAATGTCTTGTGCACACACCAGAGTTTGCTAGATATTTTCGTGAAGATTACCACTGTGAAATTAATTGGCACAATCCTCTGGGTATGGTG GGTGAACTTGCATTAGCTTTTGGAGAGCTACTGAGAAAACTTTGGGCTCCTAGCCGTACGCCAGTGTCTCCACGACCATTCAAAACAAAGTTGTCTCGGTTTGCACCTCAGTTCAGTGGATACAACCAACACGATTCACAG GAGCTGTTGGCATTCCTCCTGGATGGACTGCATGAAGACTTGAACCGTGTGAAACATAGACCTTACTTAAAATCCAAAGATGCTGAGGGACGATCAGATGAAGAGGTTGCTGATGAGTATTGGGCAAATCACATTGCCAGAAACGATTCTATCATTGTTGATGTATGCCAG GGGCAGTACAAGTCAACTTTGGTCTGTCCAGTATGTGGAAAGGTTTCAGTGACATTTGACCCATTCATGTATCTTTCCTTACCTCTACAATTTGCTTCAACACGGAGCATGACTGTTGTCGTTTTCACTTGTGATGGGAGTGCTCCACCAATACCATACACTGTAAGTGTACCCAAGCAAGGTAGGTGCAGGGACCTTATCCAAGCACTCAGCAACGCATGCTCGCTTAGGAATGAAGAGAGACTTCTAATCGCCGAG ATACGTAGTCATAGGATCCATCTTATTCTCGAGGATCCAGTGCTCCAGCTTTCTACAATTAAAGATGATGATCACCTGGCAGTTTATAGGCTTCCAAGATTGGAAAAAAGGGCAAGTTATGTTCAATTTGTTCATCGCCGTGAAGACTT GGACCTTGGAAACAATAGCAGCTCAACCTCTTGGAAGCCATATGGTGTTCCTCTTCTTGCACAAATATCTCGCAATGAAACTGTCACCGGTTCTGATATCCATGAGATGGCCCGTAAAATGCTTGTGCCCATGTTCAGAAATCATGTGGCACAACATTCGGCAGTTCAAAGTTCTCTTTCCACAAGAACACAAAGCTATCACACCGACAGCAGCAAATTTCAGCTACAGTTGATTGATGATAGCAACACAGTGATTGAGCAAACTGATTATGCTATCAGGGTTCCGCAGTCTTCGGTTGCAACTGTTATTTTTGTCAACTGGTCCAAGTTAGATCTTAAAAAGTTGAACACTAACCATTTGGAGCACCTTCCAGAGGTGTTTAAGTATGCTCCTCCCGCCAAGAGAACCCGTGGTGAACCTCTCTCACTCTATGCATGCTTGGATGCTTTCTTGAGAGAAGAACCACTTGTTCCTGAAGAAATGTG GTACTGTCCGAGGTGCAAGGAGCAAAGGCAAGCTAGTAAAAAGCTTGATTTATGGAGACTACCAGAAGTGTTAGTTATTCATTTGAAGAGATTTTCATTTAGTAGGTCAACTAAACATAAGCTGGAAACTTTTGTTAATTTCCCAATACATGACTTGGATTTGACAAACTATATTGCTAACAAGATACCTCAGCGTCAAACTTATGAGCTGTATGCTGTTAGCAATCATTATGGCAGCATGGCGAGTGGGCATTATACTGCTTACATAAAG CTCTTGGATGAGAACAGGTGGTACAATTTTGATGATAGCCATGTTTCTGCCATCAATGAGGAAGAAGTGAAGTCAGGTGCAGCTTACGTGCTGTTCTACAGAAGAGTTGGAGAAGCAGATGGAGCAGCAAGCAATGGAACCCAGTCATGTGTGAAACGAAGCCGCAGATCTAGCCAAAGATAA
- the LOC123091839 gene encoding ubiquitin carboxyl-terminal hydrolase 5 isoform X2, translating into MPKGEQAVVRISKRVTVDELRKKACEVFDLVPDEVCIWDYYGRTKHALMDNLEKTLDDANIQMDQDILVEVTTDANGSLDGACMSSIQEDYFGSTSTYLMTNASKSGCLNENLASLCYGSRSYSSSLMQSQYLRSSSGDLDNVPGTVGMTTRGSPSGLTGLLNLGNTCFMNSAVQCLVHTPEFARYFREDYHCEINWHNPLGMVGELALAFGELLRKLWAPSRTPVSPRPFKTKLSRFAPQFSGYNQHDSQELLAFLLDGLHEDLNRVKHRPYLKSKDAEGRSDEEVADEYWANHIARNDSIIVDVCQGQYKSTLVCPVCGKVSVTFDPFMYLSLPLQFASTRSMTVVVFTCDGSAPPIPYTVSVPKQGRCRDLIQALSNACSLRNEERLLIAEIRSHRIHLILEDPVLQLSTIKDDDHLAVYRLPRLEKRASYVQFVHRREDLDLGNNSSSTSWKPYGVPLLAQISRNETVTGSDIHEMARKMLVPMFRNHVAQHSAVQSSLSTRTQSYHTDSSKFQLQLIDDSNTVIEQTDYAIRVPQSSVATVIFVNWSKLDLKKLNTNHLEHLPEVFKYAPPAKRTRGEPLSLYACLDAFLREEPLVPEEMWYCPRCKEQRQASKKLDLWRLPEVLVIHLKRFSFSRSTKHKLETFVNFPIHDLDLTNYIANKIPQRQTYELYAVSNHYGSMASGHYTAYIKLLDENRWYNFDDSHVSAINEEEVKSGAAYVLFYRRVGEADGAASNGTQSCVKRSRRSSQR; encoded by the exons ATGCCGAAAGGAGAGCAAGCTGTAGTAAGGATAAGCAAGAGG GTTACAGTTGATGAGCTCCGTAAGAAGGCGTGTGAGGTTTTTGATTTGGTACCAGATGAG GTGTGCATCTGGGACTACTATGGTCGAACAAAGCATGCTTTGATGGATAACTTGGAGAAAACTCTTGATGATGCCAACATTCAAATGGATCAAGAT ATTCTCGTTGAAGTCACCACTGATGCAAATGGTAGTTTGGATGGTGCGTGCATGAGTTCAATCCAAGAAGATTATTTTGGAAGCACATCAACTTATTTGATGACAAATGCTTCAAAATCAGGATGCTTGAATGAGAATTTAGCATCACTCTGTTATGGTTCCAGAAGCTACAGCTCGAGTCTCATGCAAAGCCAGTACCTGCGCTCTTCCAGTGGTGACTTGGATAATGTTCCTGGTACTGTTGGTATGACCACCAGGGGATCTCCGTCAGGTCTTACTGGGCTACTTAACTTGGGAAACACATGTTTCATGAACAGTGCTGTACAATGTCTTGTGCACACACCAGAGTTTGCTAGATATTTTCGTGAAGATTACCACTGTGAAATTAATTGGCACAATCCTCTGGGTATGGTG GGTGAACTTGCATTAGCTTTTGGAGAGCTACTGAGAAAACTTTGGGCTCCTAGCCGTACGCCAGTGTCTCCACGACCATTCAAAACAAAGTTGTCTCGGTTTGCACCTCAGTTCAGTGGATACAACCAACACGATTCACAG GAGCTGTTGGCATTCCTCCTGGATGGACTGCATGAAGACTTGAACCGTGTGAAACATAGACCTTACTTAAAATCCAAAGATGCTGAGGGACGATCAGATGAAGAGGTTGCTGATGAGTATTGGGCAAATCACATTGCCAGAAACGATTCTATCATTGTTGATGTATGCCAG GGGCAGTACAAGTCAACTTTGGTCTGTCCAGTATGTGGAAAGGTTTCAGTGACATTTGACCCATTCATGTATCTTTCCTTACCTCTACAATTTGCTTCAACACGGAGCATGACTGTTGTCGTTTTCACTTGTGATGGGAGTGCTCCACCAATACCATACACTGTAAGTGTACCCAAGCAAGGTAGGTGCAGGGACCTTATCCAAGCACTCAGCAACGCATGCTCGCTTAGGAATGAAGAGAGACTTCTAATCGCCGAG ATACGTAGTCATAGGATCCATCTTATTCTCGAGGATCCAGTGCTCCAGCTTTCTACAATTAAAGATGATGATCACCTGGCAGTTTATAGGCTTCCAAGATTGGAAAAAAGGGCAAGTTATGTTCAATTTGTTCATCGCCGTGAAGACTT GGACCTTGGAAACAATAGCAGCTCAACCTCTTGGAAGCCATATGGTGTTCCTCTTCTTGCACAAATATCTCGCAATGAAACTGTCACCGGTTCTGATATCCATGAGATGGCCCGTAAAATGCTTGTGCCCATGTTCAGAAATCATGTGGCACAACATTCGGCAGTTCAAAGTTCTCTTTCCACAAGAACACAAAGCTATCACACCGACAGCAGCAAATTTCAGCTACAGTTGATTGATGATAGCAACACAGTGATTGAGCAAACTGATTATGCTATCAGGGTTCCGCAGTCTTCGGTTGCAACTGTTATTTTTGTCAACTGGTCCAAGTTAGATCTTAAAAAGTTGAACACTAACCATTTGGAGCACCTTCCAGAGGTGTTTAAGTATGCTCCTCCCGCCAAGAGAACCCGTGGTGAACCTCTCTCACTCTATGCATGCTTGGATGCTTTCTTGAGAGAAGAACCACTTGTTCCTGAAGAAATGTG GTACTGTCCGAGGTGCAAGGAGCAAAGGCAAGCTAGTAAAAAGCTTGATTTATGGAGACTACCAGAAGTGTTAGTTATTCATTTGAAGAGATTTTCATTTAGTAGGTCAACTAAACATAAGCTGGAAACTTTTGTTAATTTCCCAATACATGACTTGGATTTGACAAACTATATTGCTAACAAGATACCTCAGCGTCAAACTTATGAGCTGTATGCTGTTAGCAATCATTATGGCAGCATGGCGAGTGGGCATTATACTGCTTACATAAAG CTCTTGGATGAGAACAGGTGGTACAATTTTGATGATAGCCATGTTTCTGCCATCAATGAGGAAGAAGTGAAGTCAGGTGCAGCTTACGTGCTGTTCTACAGAAGAGTTGGAGAAGCAGATGGAGCAGCAAGCAATGGAACCCAGTCATGTGTGAAACGAAGCCGCAGATCTAGCCAAAGATAA